From the genome of Thermoflexus hugenholtzii, one region includes:
- a CDS encoding response regulator: protein MGIRILIVDDHAIVRAGIRALLQLYPDFEVVGEAADGHEAILQTRRLQPDIVLMDIGMPGMDGLAATREIVRVAPRTRVLILSQHENREYVMPALRAGASGYVLKRAPDETLIRAIRAVYAGETYMDPRLTDLLVEEVRRSGEGPTDPLETLSEREREILVLLAQGKSYQEIAQTLFISVKTVDFHRANLMRKLGLKNRAELVQFAMRRGLI, encoded by the coding sequence ATGGGGATCCGCATTCTGATCGTCGATGACCACGCGATCGTGCGCGCCGGCATCCGGGCGCTGCTCCAGCTGTATCCGGATTTCGAGGTCGTGGGCGAGGCGGCGGATGGCCATGAGGCCATCCTTCAGACGCGCCGGCTGCAGCCGGACATCGTCCTGATGGACATCGGGATGCCGGGGATGGATGGCCTGGCGGCGACCCGCGAGATCGTCCGCGTTGCCCCCCGCACCCGGGTGCTGATCCTGAGCCAGCATGAGAACCGGGAGTATGTGATGCCGGCGCTGCGAGCGGGGGCCTCTGGCTATGTGCTCAAGCGGGCCCCGGATGAGACCCTGATCCGGGCGATCCGAGCGGTCTACGCCGGTGAAACCTACATGGATCCTCGCCTGACGGACCTCCTGGTGGAGGAGGTGCGGCGCTCCGGGGAGGGGCCGACAGATCCCCTGGAGACCCTCAGCGAGCGGGAGCGGGAGATCCTGGTCCTCCTGGCCCAGGGGAAGAGCTATCAGGAGATCGCCCAGACGCTGTTCATCAGCGTGAAGACGGTGGATTTCCACCGGGCGAACCTGATGCGCAAGCTCGGCCTGAAGAACCGCGCGGAGCTCGTCCAGTTTGCCATGCGCCGGGGCTTGATTTAG
- the ruvX gene encoding Holliday junction resolvase RuvX gives MGRVMALDLGEKRIGVALSDPTRTIARPLTILPRASRRAVVEALRRLIAEHEVEEIVIGLPRSLSGAEGPQARWVRREAEALARQLPVPVVLWDERLSTVTAAAYRALRGARRRDPLDAEAAAVILQDYLEAQRAPAPREDLPSE, from the coding sequence ATGGGACGGGTGATGGCCCTGGATCTCGGGGAGAAGCGCATCGGGGTCGCCCTCAGCGACCCCACCCGCACCATCGCCCGCCCCCTGACCATCCTCCCGCGCGCCTCCCGGCGGGCCGTGGTGGAAGCTCTGCGCCGCCTGATCGCCGAGCATGAGGTGGAAGAGATCGTCATCGGCCTCCCCCGCAGCCTCTCGGGCGCGGAGGGACCCCAGGCCCGGTGGGTCCGTCGGGAAGCCGAAGCCCTGGCCCGCCAGCTGCCGGTCCCGGTGGTGCTGTGGGACGAACGCCTCTCCACGGTCACCGCCGCCGCCTATCGCGCCCTGCGGGGCGCCCGACGCCGGGATCCTCTGGACGCCGAGGCGGCGGCGGTGATCCTTCAGGACTATCTGGAAGCGCAGCGGGCCCCCGCGCCCCGCGAAGATCTCCCATCGGAGTGA
- a CDS encoding 4Fe-4S dicluster domain-containing protein, with protein MVQETRTRKPDLATRRAFLARFASGIFASLIAPAAAQGILDQVEAAPPGAPVGELEPPPELPEAMSGQHPVVRMMEDLRRALQKPVEQRRWAMVIDLRKCVGCYACTVACISENKLPPGIAYRPVLTETRGTYPHVSRRFIPRPCMQCENPPCVSVCPVGATWKRADGIVVINYDQCIGCRYCITACPYAARSFDAGYFYSDFEGGQPQPYELLPSPEYGQGRVRRRDASPIGNVRKCHFCLHRIERGQLPACVLSCMGRATYFGDLNDPQSLVAELVSQPNVIRLKEELGTEPKVFYLV; from the coding sequence ATGGTTCAAGAAACCCGCACTCGAAAGCCGGACCTGGCGACGCGGAGGGCGTTCCTGGCGCGGTTCGCCAGCGGGATCTTCGCCTCCCTGATCGCCCCTGCTGCCGCACAGGGGATCCTGGATCAGGTCGAGGCGGCTCCACCGGGCGCCCCGGTGGGGGAGCTGGAGCCACCCCCTGAGCTCCCGGAGGCGATGAGCGGGCAACACCCCGTGGTGCGCATGATGGAGGATCTCCGGCGGGCGCTGCAGAAACCGGTGGAACAGCGGCGCTGGGCGATGGTCATCGACCTGCGCAAATGCGTGGGATGCTATGCCTGCACGGTGGCCTGCATCTCGGAGAACAAGCTGCCGCCCGGCATCGCCTATCGGCCCGTGCTGACGGAGACCCGGGGGACCTATCCGCACGTCTCCCGGCGCTTCATCCCGCGGCCGTGCATGCAGTGCGAAAACCCGCCCTGCGTTTCCGTGTGCCCGGTGGGGGCGACGTGGAAGCGGGCCGATGGGATCGTGGTGATCAACTATGACCAGTGCATCGGATGCCGCTATTGCATCACCGCATGCCCCTACGCAGCCCGCTCCTTCGACGCCGGATACTTCTACAGCGATTTTGAGGGCGGCCAGCCACAACCCTATGAGCTGCTCCCCTCCCCAGAATACGGCCAGGGCCGCGTCCGACGCCGGGACGCCTCTCCCATCGGCAACGTGCGGAAGTGTCACTTCTGCCTCCATCGCATCGAGCGAGGGCAGCTGCCCGCGTGCGTGCTCTCCTGCATGGGGAGGGCCACTTACTTCGGGGATCTGAACGATCCCCAGAGCCTGGTCGCGGAGCTGGTCAGCCAGCCCAACGTCATCCGTCTGAAAGAGGAGCTGGGCACGGAGCCCAAGGTCTTTTACCTGGTTTGA
- the ruvB gene encoding Holliday junction branch migration DNA helicase RuvB, with protein sequence MAPYRRPEEQAIELALRPQRLEEFIGQERVKENLRILIEAARARGEPLDHLLFYGPPGLGKTTLATVIAAEMGVPIRITSGPAIERAGDLAAILTNLRAGEILFIDEIHRLPRAVEEILYPAMEDFALDIVIGKGPAARSIRLSLPRFTVIGATTRLALLTAPLRARFGAIFRLDFYDLPAMETIVRRAARVLGVEIDAEGVREIARRARGTPRVAIRLLRRVRDYAQVRADGVITGAVAAEALRLMDVDPLGLDELDRRLMRTMAEKFGGGPVGLETLAAALSEEPDTIMDVVEPYLLQLGFLDRTPRGRVLTRRAYEHLGLPYPGEAAQPPLPMEPAGWDG encoded by the coding sequence ATCGCTCCCTATCGCCGCCCGGAGGAGCAGGCGATCGAGCTCGCCCTCCGGCCCCAGCGGCTGGAGGAGTTCATCGGCCAGGAGCGGGTGAAGGAGAACCTGCGCATCCTGATCGAGGCCGCCCGGGCCCGCGGGGAGCCCCTCGATCACCTGCTCTTTTACGGCCCCCCCGGCCTGGGCAAAACCACCCTGGCCACCGTCATCGCCGCCGAGATGGGCGTCCCCATCCGCATCACCTCCGGCCCCGCCATCGAGCGGGCGGGGGACCTGGCCGCCATCCTCACCAACCTGCGGGCCGGCGAGATCCTCTTCATCGATGAGATCCATCGCCTCCCCCGGGCCGTGGAGGAGATCCTCTACCCGGCGATGGAGGACTTCGCCCTGGACATCGTCATCGGGAAGGGGCCGGCCGCCCGCAGCATCCGCCTGAGCCTCCCCCGCTTCACCGTCATCGGCGCCACCACTCGCCTGGCCCTGCTCACCGCCCCGCTGCGCGCCCGCTTCGGCGCCATCTTCCGCCTGGACTTCTACGACCTGCCGGCGATGGAAACCATCGTCCGCCGCGCCGCCCGGGTGCTGGGGGTGGAGATCGACGCGGAGGGCGTGCGGGAGATCGCCCGCCGCGCCCGCGGCACCCCCCGCGTGGCCATTCGCCTCCTCCGCCGCGTCCGCGACTACGCCCAGGTCCGCGCCGACGGCGTCATCACCGGCGCCGTGGCCGCCGAGGCCCTCCGGCTGATGGACGTGGATCCCCTGGGGCTGGATGAGCTGGACCGCCGGCTGATGCGCACCATGGCGGAGAAGTTCGGCGGCGGCCCGGTCGGCCTGGAGACCCTGGCCGCGGCCCTCTCTGAGGAGCCGGACACGATCATGGATGTGGTGGAGCCCTACCTGCTGCAGCTGGGCTTCCTGGATCGCACGCCCCGCGGCCGGGTGCTCACCCGCCGCGCCTACGAGCACCTGGGCCTCCCCTACCCTGGCGAGGCCGCCCAGCCTCCCCTGCCCATGGAGCCGGCCGGATGGGACGGGTGA
- a CDS encoding GAF domain-containing protein: MSRFWLWLDRYLPRRLTTRLILALVILVVSAGVITTGIIHALLTRALRAELIRSGQSLTRALGENLANALAEMDLVTVQELLNAVVRENGDVIYAFAVAPDGRVVHTFPNGFPADLLRLIPARPESAGEGLLLETERGLVRDFAYRPLDGIPAEIHVGLSEARIVALQAWVTRFLVGLTALGCLIAAGMAYGFGRVVVSPLVELARQAQRLGQGHLDERVRLPPGGEIGDLACAFNQMADEIQQAIRRLQDSEAGYRNLLMAASAVGEGIALIGAEGPEEGKLLFVNEAFARQLGCRPEELLGLNAASILPPRSVGIASRLWQSLRQGQPVAPVELVVTDREGRSRVLETMGTRIRYQGRWVLVWFARDITERKAREEALRRRNRELMALNAVALAMGESLPPDRLLRRVLQQVLNALELQVGWICMLGEGDRPYLAVWHGPELPVSLSVESLFSFPECRCGQVLRDGQPAVVRASESSCAIYRIRSLLGMPLICHAAVPIPIGGRVRGVLGVAAGDPEAFNEAEMALLVTVGQQIGLALENAQLWEELRRKERIRGELLARLMRAQEEERLRIARELHDGIGQSLSALVFGLNTVSLAITQAPSEVPRLLDRLKISASETIRELQTIIYDLRPTLLDDLGLIQALKWYTRERLEARDVRVIFEIPEHVPRLPPEIETALFRIAQEAITNICKHAEATEARIRLALQPEWVELEIADNGIGFIWSEVQKGNGARRGWGLLGIQERVELLGGEMKIESAPGQGTRLWVRLPIGG; encoded by the coding sequence ATGAGTCGTTTCTGGTTGTGGCTGGACCGCTATCTGCCCCGGCGCCTGACCACGCGTCTCATCCTGGCGCTGGTGATCCTGGTGGTGTCGGCGGGGGTCATCACCACGGGCATCATCCACGCGCTGCTCACCCGCGCCCTGCGGGCGGAGCTGATCCGCAGCGGACAGTCCCTGACGCGGGCGCTGGGGGAGAACCTGGCCAACGCCCTGGCGGAGATGGATCTGGTTACGGTCCAGGAGCTCCTGAACGCCGTCGTCCGGGAGAACGGCGATGTGATCTACGCCTTCGCCGTCGCCCCGGATGGGCGGGTGGTGCACACGTTCCCGAATGGCTTCCCGGCCGATTTGCTGCGGCTGATCCCCGCTCGCCCCGAGTCGGCCGGTGAAGGCCTCTTGTTGGAGACGGAACGCGGCCTGGTGCGGGACTTCGCCTACCGGCCGCTGGACGGGATCCCGGCGGAGATCCATGTGGGCCTCAGCGAGGCGCGCATCGTCGCGTTGCAGGCCTGGGTGACCCGCTTTCTGGTTGGGTTGACCGCGCTCGGCTGTCTGATCGCAGCCGGGATGGCCTACGGTTTCGGCCGCGTGGTGGTTTCTCCCCTGGTGGAGCTGGCCCGTCAGGCTCAGCGCCTGGGCCAGGGTCACCTCGATGAGCGGGTCCGTCTGCCGCCCGGGGGGGAGATCGGGGATCTCGCCTGCGCCTTCAACCAGATGGCCGATGAGATCCAGCAGGCGATCCGTCGGCTGCAGGATTCCGAGGCGGGCTATCGTAACCTCTTGATGGCGGCCAGCGCGGTGGGCGAGGGCATCGCCCTGATCGGGGCGGAGGGCCCGGAGGAGGGGAAGCTGCTCTTCGTCAATGAGGCCTTCGCCCGCCAGCTGGGCTGCCGGCCGGAGGAGCTCCTCGGGTTGAACGCGGCCAGCATCCTGCCTCCCCGTTCGGTGGGGATCGCCTCCCGGCTCTGGCAGAGCCTCCGCCAGGGGCAGCCCGTCGCCCCGGTCGAGCTGGTGGTGACCGACCGGGAGGGTCGATCTCGTGTCCTGGAGACCATGGGGACCCGCATTCGCTATCAAGGCCGATGGGTCCTGGTCTGGTTCGCTCGGGACATCACCGAGCGCAAGGCGCGGGAGGAGGCCCTCCGCCGCCGGAACCGCGAGCTGATGGCGCTGAACGCGGTGGCCCTGGCCATGGGGGAGTCCCTCCCGCCGGACCGCCTTCTGCGGCGCGTCCTGCAACAGGTTCTGAACGCCCTGGAGCTCCAGGTCGGCTGGATCTGCATGCTGGGGGAAGGGGATCGGCCCTATCTGGCGGTCTGGCACGGCCCGGAGTTGCCGGTATCCCTTTCCGTGGAGTCGTTGTTCAGCTTCCCGGAGTGCCGTTGCGGCCAGGTGTTAAGGGATGGGCAGCCGGCGGTGGTGAGGGCCTCGGAGTCCAGCTGCGCCATCTATCGCATCCGTTCGCTTCTCGGGATGCCCCTGATCTGCCACGCTGCGGTGCCGATCCCGATCGGAGGACGCGTCCGCGGGGTTCTGGGGGTGGCCGCAGGGGATCCGGAGGCGTTCAATGAGGCGGAGATGGCGCTGCTGGTGACCGTGGGGCAGCAGATCGGCCTGGCCCTGGAGAACGCCCAGCTCTGGGAGGAGCTGCGCCGCAAGGAGAGGATCCGCGGGGAGCTGCTGGCCCGCCTGATGCGCGCCCAGGAGGAGGAACGCCTCCGCATCGCCCGCGAGCTTCACGATGGGATCGGCCAGTCCCTGAGCGCGCTGGTCTTCGGGCTGAACACGGTCAGCCTGGCCATCACCCAGGCGCCCTCGGAGGTGCCCCGGTTGCTGGATCGTCTGAAGATCTCCGCCAGCGAGACCATCCGGGAGCTTCAGACGATCATCTACGATCTGCGCCCCACGCTTCTGGACGACCTGGGCCTGATCCAGGCCCTGAAATGGTATACCCGGGAGCGCCTTGAGGCGCGCGACGTCCGCGTGATCTTCGAGATCCCGGAGCACGTTCCGCGCCTCCCCCCTGAGATCGAAACGGCGCTCTTCCGGATCGCCCAGGAGGCCATCACGAACATCTGCAAGCACGCGGAGGCGACCGAGGCGCGCATCCGCCTCGCCCTGCAGCCGGAATGGGTCGAGCTCGAGATCGCGGACAATGGGATCGGCTTCATCTGGTCGGAGGTCCAGAAAGGGAACGGCGCCCGCCGAGGGTGGGGGTTGCTCGGGATCCAGGAACGGGTGGAGCTGCTGGGCGGGGAGATGAAGATCGAAAGCGCGCCCGGGCAGGGGACACGCCTCTGGGTTCGTCTGCCGATCGGAGGGTAA
- a CDS encoding PhnD/SsuA/transferrin family substrate-binding protein, giving the protein MRGMPWQIFLVFVLVACQREPAIPVRLSESLLPSTALRVSLEEDGPWIWGFDRRLEPKEDIRMNASLLRWLERQTGLRFRLRIAPRGQSVADEICAGRVHFGIVGTVTYLQAYHRCGARILVRGRNREGQDTYRAAIVVPPDSPVRDLADLRGRSFAFGSPNSTQGHLIPRLMLQRAGLTLRDLRAYAFHDSHAATANAVISGRYDAGGLQDTLALALAERGLVRILALSEPYPSSGIIAGPGVPEKTAQMVREALLTLDPGGRDRAFLYHWERSEMPMGFAPARDEEYADLYWIAREIGLLEP; this is encoded by the coding sequence ATGCGGGGGATGCCCTGGCAGATCTTCCTGGTCTTCGTGCTGGTTGCCTGTCAGAGGGAGCCTGCCATCCCGGTTCGCCTCTCCGAATCCCTCCTCCCTTCGACGGCCCTCCGCGTCTCCCTGGAGGAGGACGGACCATGGATCTGGGGCTTCGATCGGCGGCTGGAGCCCAAGGAGGACATCCGGATGAACGCCTCCCTCCTCCGCTGGCTGGAGAGGCAGACGGGGCTCCGCTTCCGCCTTCGGATCGCGCCGCGGGGGCAGAGCGTGGCGGATGAGATCTGCGCAGGCCGGGTGCACTTCGGGATCGTCGGCACGGTCACCTACCTGCAGGCGTATCACCGGTGCGGGGCGCGGATCCTGGTGCGGGGCCGCAACCGGGAGGGTCAGGATACTTACCGGGCGGCCATCGTGGTCCCGCCGGATAGCCCGGTCCGGGATCTTGCGGATCTGCGAGGGCGGTCCTTCGCCTTCGGCTCCCCGAACTCGACCCAGGGTCATTTAATCCCTCGCCTTATGTTGCAGCGCGCAGGCCTCACCTTGCGCGACCTCCGCGCGTATGCCTTCCATGACTCCCACGCGGCCACCGCCAACGCGGTGATCAGCGGCCGCTACGACGCGGGGGGGCTGCAGGACACCCTGGCGCTGGCCCTCGCCGAACGGGGGCTGGTGCGCATCCTGGCCCTCTCAGAGCCGTATCCGTCCAGCGGCATCATCGCAGGGCCCGGGGTGCCGGAGAAGACAGCCCAGATGGTTCGGGAGGCGCTTCTGACCCTGGATCCCGGGGGGCGCGATCGGGCCTTCCTGTATCACTGGGAGCGGTCCGAGATGCCCATGGGATTCGCCCCGGCTCGGGATGAGGAATACGCGGATCTGTATTGGATCGCCCGGGAGATCGGCTTGCTGGAGCCATGA
- the mltG gene encoding endolytic transglycosylase MltG encodes MARRRASRSLWRWVLMIGTVVFFCGALGAVLLPRLGRPDAGAGPTLSGSPLDWGLGLYLFLRRDDLQQPAGNDPTPVTFVIQPGQSVTEVAQALEEAGLIRDAFLFRAYVRYHGLDREIQAGEYTLRKTMTIPQVAEALRAGRKSEWTVRIREGLRLEEVAEAVAAQTHLSASAVLSAARDGMRWRARFAFLADLPPGATLEGYLFPDTYRLARDATAEDLIARMLENFGRKVTPERIAAARTRGLTLHQVVTLASIVEREAVLPAERPLIASVYLNRLAIGMKLDADPTVQYALGYQADQKTWWKSPLTLDDLQVDSPYNTYRYPGLPPGPIANPGLASIEAVLNPAQTDYLYFMADCLKKDGSHWFARTQEEHLRNFQRCQGSP; translated from the coding sequence ATGGCCCGACGACGCGCCTCCCGCTCGCTCTGGCGATGGGTCCTGATGATCGGGACCGTGGTCTTCTTCTGCGGCGCCCTGGGGGCCGTCCTCCTCCCCCGCCTCGGACGCCCGGACGCGGGCGCCGGTCCGACCCTCTCGGGCTCTCCCCTGGATTGGGGGCTGGGCCTTTACCTGTTCCTGCGCCGGGACGACCTGCAACAGCCCGCCGGCAACGATCCCACCCCGGTGACCTTCGTCATCCAGCCCGGCCAGTCTGTGACCGAGGTCGCCCAGGCCCTGGAGGAGGCCGGCCTGATCCGGGACGCCTTCCTCTTCCGGGCCTATGTGCGCTACCACGGCCTGGATCGGGAGATCCAGGCGGGGGAATACACGCTCCGCAAAACGATGACCATCCCGCAGGTCGCCGAAGCCCTCCGCGCCGGCCGCAAGTCGGAATGGACGGTGCGCATCCGGGAGGGCCTGCGCCTGGAGGAGGTGGCCGAGGCCGTCGCCGCCCAGACCCATCTTTCGGCCTCCGCCGTCCTGTCCGCCGCGCGGGATGGGATGCGCTGGCGCGCCCGCTTCGCCTTCCTCGCCGACCTGCCGCCCGGGGCGACGCTGGAAGGCTATCTGTTCCCCGACACCTACCGGCTGGCCCGGGACGCCACGGCGGAGGATCTGATCGCGCGGATGCTGGAGAACTTCGGGCGCAAGGTGACGCCGGAGCGGATCGCCGCCGCCCGGACCCGGGGGCTCACCCTCCATCAGGTCGTCACCCTGGCCTCCATCGTGGAGCGAGAGGCCGTCCTCCCCGCGGAGCGTCCCCTCATCGCCAGCGTCTACCTCAACCGGCTGGCCATCGGGATGAAGCTGGACGCCGATCCCACGGTGCAGTATGCCCTGGGGTATCAGGCGGATCAGAAAACGTGGTGGAAGAGCCCCCTCACCTTAGACGACCTGCAGGTGGATTCCCCGTATAACACCTATCGCTATCCGGGGCTGCCTCCCGGGCCCATCGCCAACCCGGGCCTGGCGTCCATCGAGGCGGTCCTCAACCCGGCGCAGACGGATTATCTCTACTTCATGGCTGACTGCCTCAAGAAAGACGGGAGCCACTGGTTCGCCCGCACCCAGGAGGAACACCTCCGGAACTTCCAGCGCTGCCAGGGGTCGCCCTGA
- a CDS encoding molybdopterin-dependent oxidoreductase — protein sequence MIATKAISRRDFLKLAGASAGGLAAMAALGHGFKTLSASEARQQQEAGKRVVYTACVMCPAECGLAVEVENGVISNIYGNIHVPYNSGTVCAKGVAGLQLVYNVNRIKYPMIRVGERGEGKFKRVSWEEALDYIATKLIEIKQKYGAESVIMDCGDVTDRDPYYYLFRAFGTPHTVEHGSICDTPRRHGPKLMFGGKRIEPDIMRPVLVRQPDGSLKNDYSYRTRLIIYVGWNPFTATRINYESRGTVEARLAGARIIVIDPAFSNTATKADRWIPIRPGTDADLFAAMLRYILENHRDDDPFRRYIDWSFKEYSQGWEEFEAAFRSWWDRKDPLNGLPYFSLEWAAERTGIDAQTIAELAHTFGITKPAALVWGMNGIGHHYNGYVASILGTALNVITGNMEVPGGAIDTELVKSSKGGKASGGDFLKREVTRIVNGREVKGKIEELHMDGYGDWPAAWDDVVGDYPRRFIEGVTLRYGPFRGHRYPIKAYFIRTGNPVITGSNTRKWIEALTAKDETGNYKVELVVYIDTVFLETGLYADVVLPEASYMERMSLSDIYPVHPVLYLRDFVIRPMYESKTQYEICWALARKLHEKGDPDIQPKDFWEKYPTEEDFWNEALRVAPGRPNTGEPLPYPNLPKGYKLLGTPDSLEAGRVQIDDEKKEIRGEPLTVQWLREHHGVAVWPMSWKRFHGGGVLQTDSKKVEFVWDYTVEKDGQVQRKGRYAKYNKLIEEAGETPPGIARLGWQKYPSTFYWFETRWNPYTNPDYAKYREEYPFQVISGRIHHAMSGTQMVDWLGRLPTEDLWMPLNDERVVEEVIIGENGPTPTGRRVRIPRGTWSIGVIQMNRADGERLGLKTGDLVELETPQGFKTRGKVVLVETIRPGVLRLPFGGGGRFSPGLGKTWAFHDITPNQNALVDPENLSPIMGQPAYCDVIVKVRKIG from the coding sequence ATGATCGCGACCAAAGCTATCTCCCGTCGGGATTTCCTGAAACTGGCCGGGGCCTCCGCCGGAGGCCTGGCGGCCATGGCCGCCCTGGGCCACGGCTTCAAAACCCTCAGCGCCAGCGAGGCCCGACAGCAACAGGAGGCCGGCAAGCGGGTGGTCTACACCGCCTGCGTGATGTGCCCCGCCGAGTGCGGCCTCGCTGTCGAGGTCGAGAACGGCGTGATCTCCAACATCTACGGCAACATCCACGTCCCCTATAACTCGGGGACCGTGTGCGCCAAAGGGGTGGCTGGCCTGCAACTGGTCTACAACGTCAACCGGATCAAATACCCGATGATCCGGGTGGGCGAGCGAGGAGAGGGCAAATTCAAGCGGGTCTCATGGGAGGAGGCCCTGGATTACATCGCCACGAAGCTGATCGAGATCAAGCAGAAATACGGAGCCGAGTCCGTGATCATGGACTGCGGGGACGTGACCGATCGTGATCCTTACTACTATCTCTTCCGCGCCTTCGGCACGCCTCACACCGTGGAGCACGGTTCGATCTGCGACACCCCGCGCCGCCACGGGCCCAAGCTCATGTTCGGGGGCAAGCGCATCGAGCCCGACATCATGCGCCCGGTGCTGGTTCGCCAGCCGGACGGAAGCCTGAAGAACGATTACAGCTACCGCACCCGGCTGATCATCTACGTCGGCTGGAACCCCTTCACCGCCACTCGAATCAACTACGAATCCCGGGGAACGGTGGAGGCCAGGCTGGCCGGAGCCCGCATCATCGTCATCGACCCCGCCTTCTCCAACACCGCCACCAAGGCGGATCGCTGGATCCCCATCCGGCCCGGGACGGACGCCGACCTCTTCGCGGCGATGCTGCGCTACATCCTGGAGAACCACCGGGACGATGATCCGTTCCGCCGCTACATCGACTGGTCCTTCAAGGAATACAGCCAGGGCTGGGAGGAGTTCGAGGCCGCCTTCCGAAGCTGGTGGGACCGCAAGGATCCCCTCAACGGGCTGCCCTACTTCTCCCTGGAGTGGGCCGCGGAGCGGACCGGCATCGACGCCCAGACCATCGCCGAGCTGGCCCACACCTTCGGGATCACCAAGCCGGCGGCCCTGGTGTGGGGGATGAACGGCATCGGCCACCACTACAACGGCTACGTGGCCTCCATCCTGGGCACCGCCCTCAACGTCATCACCGGGAACATGGAGGTCCCGGGCGGGGCCATCGACACGGAGCTGGTCAAGAGCAGCAAGGGCGGCAAGGCCTCCGGCGGGGACTTCCTCAAGCGCGAGGTCACCCGCATCGTCAACGGCCGGGAGGTCAAGGGGAAGATCGAGGAGCTCCACATGGACGGCTACGGGGACTGGCCGGCGGCGTGGGATGACGTGGTGGGCGACTACCCGCGCCGCTTCATCGAAGGGGTCACCCTGCGCTACGGCCCGTTCCGCGGCCACCGCTATCCCATCAAAGCCTACTTCATCCGCACCGGGAACCCGGTGATCACCGGCTCCAACACCCGGAAATGGATCGAGGCCCTGACGGCGAAGGACGAGACGGGGAACTACAAGGTGGAGCTGGTGGTCTACATCGATACAGTCTTCCTCGAGACGGGGCTCTACGCCGATGTGGTCCTCCCCGAGGCCAGTTATATGGAGCGCATGAGCCTCTCGGACATCTATCCGGTCCATCCCGTGCTCTACCTGCGCGACTTCGTCATCCGCCCGATGTATGAATCCAAGACCCAGTATGAGATCTGCTGGGCGCTGGCCCGCAAACTCCACGAAAAGGGTGATCCCGACATCCAGCCGAAGGACTTCTGGGAGAAATACCCCACCGAGGAAGACTTCTGGAACGAAGCCCTGCGGGTGGCCCCCGGGCGGCCCAACACCGGAGAGCCGCTCCCCTACCCCAACCTGCCCAAAGGCTACAAGCTCCTCGGCACACCGGACTCCCTGGAGGCCGGCCGCGTGCAGATCGATGACGAGAAGAAGGAGATCCGCGGGGAGCCGCTCACCGTCCAGTGGCTGCGGGAGCACCACGGCGTGGCGGTGTGGCCCATGAGCTGGAAGCGGTTCCACGGCGGCGGGGTGCTCCAGACCGACAGCAAGAAGGTGGAGTTCGTCTGGGATTACACGGTGGAGAAAGACGGCCAGGTGCAGCGCAAAGGCCGTTACGCCAAATACAACAAGCTGATCGAGGAGGCCGGCGAGACGCCGCCCGGCATCGCGCGCCTCGGCTGGCAGAAGTATCCCTCCACCTTCTACTGGTTCGAAACCCGCTGGAACCCCTACACCAACCCGGATTACGCCAAGTATCGGGAGGAGTATCCCTTCCAGGTGATCTCCGGCCGCATCCACCACGCCATGTCCGGCACCCAGATGGTGGACTGGCTGGGACGGCTGCCCACGGAGGACCTCTGGATGCCGCTGAACGACGAACGGGTGGTGGAGGAGGTGATCATCGGGGAGAACGGGCCTACGCCGACCGGCCGCCGCGTGCGCATCCCCCGCGGAACCTGGTCCATCGGCGTGATCCAGATGAACCGCGCCGATGGGGAGCGCCTTGGGCTGAAGACCGGGGATCTGGTGGAGCTGGAGACGCCGCAGGGGTTCAAGACGCGCGGGAAGGTCGTCCTGGTGGAGACCATCCGGCCCGGCGTGCTGCGGCTGCCGTTTGGCGGGGGCGGGCGTTTCAGCCCTGGCCTGGGCAAGACGTGGGCCTTCCATGACATCACACCGAACCAAAACGCCCTGGTGGATCCCGAGAACCTGTCGCCCATCATGGGGCAGCCCGCTTATTGCGATGTGATCGTCAAGGTCCGCAAGATCGGCTAA